Part of the Gemmatimonadaceae bacterium genome is shown below.
GCGCGGCCACCAATGAAGACGGTCGTGCCCACAGCGCCACGGAAGAAGCGCTCGGTACTCGCGGTGTTCCTGAAGGGAATCTCCACGCCCCCGTGCACCTGTGCAAAGAAGTTGGCAGGGAACGCGAGCGCGCCAAGGAAGAACGGCTCGTACTTGAGCGAACCGTCGCCGAAGCCGCGCGTCCGATCGCCGGTCGGGAAGGTGAGTTCGCTCCCCAGGCTGAGGATGCCGGACTCGTTATGCAGCACCGCGCGCTTGAGCGCCAGCGACACGTCGCCCATCTGGACCCCGGTCCAATGGACCGGCGCGCCGGACGGCATCTCGCGCACCGACACTGGCAGTTGCAGCTCCCACTGCGTCCGCGAGCCCACGCGCTTCTCGACGATCAACGTACTCGTCCCAACGCGGGCGCCCTCCCGGCCCACCCACTCGCCGTTGAGCACCACCTCGTCCTCGGGGAACGCCTTTTCCGTGAACGTCGCGCGCGGGAGGTTCATCTCGCCGCGCGGCCAGCTCGATTCGGTGCAGAAGCGGCGCACGTAATCGACCACGCGCGCAATTTCGTCGGGCGTAAGCGCACCGGCAAACGCGGGCATGCGCTGCGAGAACCGACGCGAGGGCCCCCCACGGCCGACCACTGTCTCCCAGTCCTGCGCCGCTTCACGCGAGGCGTACGAACAGTCGGTGAAGTCCGGAATCGCGTCGCCAAACCCGACGTGCGCCTGCGGCATCCCGCGCCCATCGGGCGCATGGCAGCTTTGGCAGGCCGCGGCATAGAGCTGCTGCCCCGTCAGGGGCGGGGCTTGCGACGACGCGGCGGCCGGAAGGCCTGCGACGACCAGGGGCAGGATGACCGACAGCAAACGCCAGGTGTCTTGCGGAACAGACTCAGCCAGCATGGGATAGGATTCAGGCCGACGCGACCACACGCCCGGCGCGCGCAAGACAGTGGCGAGGAAGCGTCGCCGCGTCAACGTTATTCCGGCAAGTGCCGGGCGCAGCGACACGCAGCGTGGACCAGATGAATCTGCTGGCTACACCGGGGCGGACCGTGCGAAGTTCCGGTACCTGAACACTCAACCGGCGACCCATGCGCTACCGGGCAGTCCTGCTGATCGCCGCTTCATGGGGCTCGGCGTGCGCCCCACCCGTCCGGTCAACCCCGCCCGCCACCGCACTCACCGAGGAGGCGGCCTTGCCGGGCGCTTCGATCCTCATCGGCGCTGGCGATATCGCCACGTGCAGTTCGACTGGCGATGAGGCCACCGCAGCATTGGTCGACAGCGTGTTGCGCGCCGACAGCGTCGCCGGGATTGCCGACGCCGTGTTCGCCGCCGGAGACCTGGCGTATCCGTCAGGTCGCGCGCGCGACTTCGAGCGTTGCTGGGCGCCGTCGTGGGGCGACCCATCGCGACGCATCATGAACAAGATCCGGCCCGTACCCGGCAACCATGAGTATGAGACCGAGGGTGCGTCTGGGTACTTCGCGTACTTCGGTGGGCGCACTGGCCTCACGGGAAAGGGCTACTATGCGTACGACCTCGGCACATGGCGCATATACGCGCTCAACAGCGAGATCGCCGTGAACTCGCGGTTCAGCGCCAGTGATCGACGGGCACAGGTCGAGTGGTTGCGCAGGGATCTCGTGGACAACCCGCGCGCGTGCACCGCGGCCTATTGGCACCATCCCCGATTCAGCTCGAGCTATCACGGCAGCGACCCCGACGTCGCCGCGCTCTTCAGCGTCCTGCATGCGCATGGCGTCGACGTGGTCATCGTGGGACACGACCACACCTATGAACGCTTTGCGCCACAGAATCCGGCCGCGGTGATGGACTCGGTGCGTGGCGTTGCTCAGATCGTCGTCGGCACCGGAGGCGCAGACCTGCGCGGCTTCCGACGGCCGGCTCCCAACTCCGTCGCGCGCGTCCAGGGGTACCACGGCGTCCTCAAGCTCACGCTCGGTGCCGGTGAATACCGACACGCTTTCCTCGATACCGAAGGCCGCATCTGGGACCCGGGGCGCGGGCGCTGTCACTGAGCGCGACGTTCCCGACAGGGGCCTCCGAGGACTACTGCAGCGCAGCCGTGAGTCGTGCGAGGTTGTCGAGCAGCTGACCCGCGAGCGGCCGCGCCCGCCACGTCGCGAGGTCCAGGACGTCGGTCTGCGGGTGGTACGCCGCCTCGACGCGGCGCAGGTCGGCCACCACTCCGCGATCGTACGCCAGCAGCGTGATCTCCAGGTTCAGCGTCAACGACCGCATGTCGAGGTTGCTGGACCCGATCACCGCGAGGTCATCGTCCACGGTCAGGTGCTTCGCGTGCAGCAGCACGGGCGATCGCAACAGGCGGATCTCCACGCCGGCCTGGAGCAGTTGTTCGTAGTACGAGCGTTGGGCGTGGGAGACGAGGTATTGATCGACCACGGACGACGAGTAGAGCGTCACGTGCACCCCGCGCTGCGCGGCGCTGGTGATCGCCGTCATCAGGGCCTCGTCAGGCACGAAGTAGGGGCTCGTGATGACCAGTCGCTCACGCGCGGCGTGGATGAGCGCCACGAACACTTTGCGGTTGTTGTCGTCGGCGTAGCCGGACCCGCTGGGCAACACCTGACCGAGCACTGTGTTCGCCCCGGAGCACGAGACGGGCGGCGGGCCAAGGACCTCGCCGGTCTCCGAGTACCAGTCCGTGCGGAAGACGGCGTCGAGTTCGGCGACCAACGGCCCCGTGATCCGGGAATGCAGGTCCACATAGTACAGCCCCCGTCGGCGATTGCGCGCGAGCAGGTAGCTCCGATCGATCATGTTCATCGAACCGGTGAACGCGGTGTGGCCGTCGGCCACGAGGATCTTGCGATGGTTCCGCAGATCCGGCCGGTTCCAGTGGTTCGAGAACGGACGCAGCGGCAACATCCAGCGCCACTCCACACCGGCGCGCGTCAGGCGCTCGCCCATCGCGGCCCGGCCGGGGTACTTGTGCGAGCCGATGTGGTCCATGAGGAGCCGGACCTTCACTCCGCGCCGCACCGCCTGTTCGAGCGCGACGAAGAACGGCTCCGTCGTGGCGTCCATCGCCATGATGTAGAACTCGACGTGCACGTACTCGAGGGCGCTCGATACGGCCCTCGTCAGGCTGGCGATCGCTTCATCGTAGTCGGGCAGCAGCTCGATGCGGTTCCCGACGCAGACCGGCATGCCTCCCAGGTTGCTCGCGAGTCGCACGAGCGGTTCCGCGCGAGCCGAGATCGGGGGTGCGAAGACGGGGCCGAGGATGGGATCGTGCTGCACGGCGCTGACGGCGGCCGCGATCCGTTCGTCGATGCCGCGTTGCAGTTCGCGCCGACGACGCGACAGCTTGGGCGATCCGATCAGCCAGAACAACACGAGCCCCACGTACGGCACCAGAAAGATCAGCATCAGCCACGCCGTCGCCGACCCCGGCCGCCGGTTGCGCGGCACGACGAACAGCGACGCGAGGACGATCAGCCACGAAACGCCATACGCGATGGCGGTGACGAATCCCCAGACGGGAAGGGTCAGGCCGACAGGGAGCGCAATCACCCTCCCGGACTCGTGAAGATGCCGTTGAACAGGAACTTGAACGTGCCGTGCGGCTGAGCGCGCTGCAGGATCTGCGGCCCGAAGAACAGGATCCTCCCTTTGCCGACCCGCGCCTCGGCCGCCGCAACACCGCCCTCGAGGTAGCGCTCACCCCAGGCCCACCCGCTGCGCAACGGCGACGCGGTATCAAACCATGCGATGCGTCGCACACCCTTTGCCTGCGCGTCGGCACCGAGTCGGAACACGGGACTGTCGTCGAAGAACACGTCGACTTCGCCCGGCATCCCGGCGGCCACCGGATGCGTGGTGTCGACGCGAACCCGCAGCAGCGAGCCCGGGACGTAGAACTTCGTGCGCGGAAGCGGCGCACCGTTCTCCACGAGGTGGCTCTCGATCGGCAGCTGGAAGAACGCGGCAAGGTTGGCGGCCGACTCTCCGATGGCGAGGACCGTGCCACCGGCTTCGACAAACTCCCGGATGCGCGGCAAGGACCGCTCGACGGTCACGCGACCGACGTGTTCGCGGTATTCGGCGGGCAGGTCGGGGATCGGCGCCGGGTCGGCGCCGCGACGCGATCCGGCGGCCGGAATCGCGCCATCGACAAACACGAGCACGTCGAATCGCGCGCCGAGGTTCCCCGCGTCCAGGGTCGGCGCGAACACGCGCTCGAACGGCACCTCGAACTGCTCCATGATCCAGCGCGTCCACCCGCTGGGCATCGAGCCTCCGTACTGATCCCACAGGCCCACGCGCGCCTGACGAGCACGCACCACCGTCGCCGGCGCCCGCACGTTGGTGCCGGTGAAGTTCACGCCGAGCTCCCGGGCCATGGCGTCGAGGGCGCGGCGCGTGGTCGACGTTGAACGCACGAGGATCGAACCCGCCGGCCACGTCACCCCGGCCGACGTCAGCGGCGCCGACAGGTATCCGACGTCTTCACCCGCCCTGAGGAGGCGATTGACGGCGATCACGGCGTTGTTCACGCGACGGCTGCTGAGAAACGCGCGACTCCCCGCCGCGGTCGTGACCACGCCCGGTGGCGGCGCCACGTTCCAGTCGGTGATGGGCTCGAACGGGCCCGTGAACCCTTCGAGGATGCGGTCGAAGGCCACGCCCATCTGCAGGGCGAGCGTCCACCCCGCGTTGTCGTACGGCGGCGTGGGCGGGCCGCCGGGAATCGGGAAGACGTCCGGATGCACCTGCGGCTCGAACATGTCGATGACGTGCGGGCGGAACGCCTGTGCCGTGAGCACCACGTACGACCCTGCCGGATACCTCTTGCCACGCACCTCGAACGCGCGCGTGGCCCGCTGCACCGCGATACCCGTCTCGCGCAGGGCGTTCACGAACTTCGTCGCGGTGGGAAAGTCCGCCTGATCGGACGGAATGATGTAGCCGCGGGGATCACGGAGTTCCGGGCGCCGGAGCTCGTTCCAGTTGGCGAGATCCCTTTCCAGGTCTGGGGCGACCGCATTGCCGATGCGCGACGCGAGCGCCGCATGTCGCTTGGGATTCGGCGTCCAGGTGTCGGTGTTCCCGCGTTCGATCGAGCGCCGCCCCATTCGGTAGATGTTGTAGAGCAGGTTCTCGCGCATGCGCGCCGCGTAGTCGAGCACCGCGAGGTTGAGCGAGACCGAGTAGTCGACGGACTGCCGGAAGTGCCATGCCTGCGGAGCGATGGGAAACGCGAGGTCCGCCGAGGGGAGTTGCCGCTGCATGGCGAGCGGAATGCGCATCGGCGTCGGGCTGCCGATCATTTCCGTCAGCAGGGCGATCGTGTTGTGGAAAGCCGCGGTGTTGCGGATGCCGCCGTTCCACCAGCCGTCGTACGGTCCCCCGGATCGCATCGTCGCGCCGGGCTTGTCCTCCACGGCGAGCCGTGTGTGCATGGCCGCACCTAACGCCTGGAAGCCAAGCAGGATTGCCGGATCGAGGTTGTAGTTGTACGGATCGCGGAGCGGCGGAGACCAGACGACCGTGCCGGCGGGACCCGACTGGTGGTGATTGTAGAGAATCTGCGGCGACCACTCGTGATACAGGACGCGATTGATGTTCTCGGTCTCGGCCTGCGTCGACGCAAAGAAGTCGCGATTGTTGTCGTGCCCGATGTACTTCTGGTAGAGACGTGGCACACCGGCGAGTGTTCGCTCGCGCGGATTCGTGCGGCGCATGTACCAGTCGGCCACAAGGTCGTTGCCGTCCGGGTTCGCGTGCACAAAGAGGATGATGACCTCGTCGAGGATGCGGCTCGTCTCGGGGTCGTTCGCGCTCACCATCCGATACACCGTTTCGCCGAGCTGCTGCGCCCCGAGCGTCTCGGTGGCGTGCAGGCCACCGTCGATCCAGACCACGGCCTTGCCGTCCCGGGCGAGCGCGCGCGCTTCGTCGTCGCCGAGCCCCTCGGCGAGCGCGAGGCGTCGCGAAGTCGTGCGGTACTGTTCGAGTCTTTGGTGGTTTTCTGGCGACGTGACGATCGCCATCAGGTGGGGTCGCCCCTCGGCGGTCTTCCCGATCTCGCGAAGCACCAGTCGATCGGACTCCCGGTCGAGCTTGGCCCAGTAGGCCGCTATCTGCCGGTAGGTCGCGAGGAAGTAGTCGTCGCCGAAGTTGGCACCGAACTCCTCCTTTGGCGTGGTGATCCGGCCCTGGGCGAGCACGGCACCGGGCGCCAGGGCGAGCGCGAGTCCAGCCCCAAGTCGGCGGGCCGCGCGCAGCGTGGGACGTGGGATGGTCGGCATGCGCCGAACTTCGGGCTGGACGCACGCGGGGACAAGGGCGGGTGGGAAGCGCGAACGAGTATGCGCATTCGCACTCCGACGCCCGGCCGGCGACGTGGCCGATGGGGTGCCGCCGCTCGACAACACACGCACGCGACGCTCGACGATCGACCCGAGGCTCGCGCAGGTCGTCGCGTGCGGGGCGGCCGCCGAGGCGCGCGCATCCGACTTGACGTGACCCCGCGAGCGATTGAGTCTCCCGGTACGTCCATTCGACCACATGCGCATCATAGACCTTGGAACCTGTCTGGCTCTGCTCGGTGCCGCCATTGCACTCCCGGCCGTAGCCCTCACACAGGCGGTGGCGCCGCCGGTCGAGAGCGCTCCGCTCCCCGCGACGCAGAAACGCGCTGCGCTGCGCAACCCTGCAGCGGCCTTCTGGAGAGTTCGTGCTCCAGACACGGCGTACCTCGAGATGGAGACGTCGCGCGGGACGATCTCCGTTGCGCTGATCCGCGAGTGGGCGCCGCACGGCGTCGACCGCTTCTACAACCTCGCCCGTGCCGGGTACTTCGACGACTCGCGGTTCTTTCGGGTGCTGCCATGGTACATCGCGCAGTTCGGCATCGCGGGTGATCCTGCCGTGTACGCGATCTGGAGTCGCCGGAAGATTCCGGCGGATTCGGTCCGTACCACGAACGCGCGCGGCACGCTGTCGTTTGCGCAGTATTCGCCGAGCGAGCGGACGACCAACGTGTTCATCAACCTTCGCGACAGCCCGACGCTCGACTCCCTTGGCTTCGCACCCATCGGTCGCGTGGTCGCCGGGCAGGAGGCTGCGGACAGCCTGTACAGCGGATATGGCGAAACCCCATCGATGGCCGCGCCGATCGGCAACCCGCGGCGGCTCTACGGCGAATCCAATCGATACCTCGACCGCGCATTTCCCCGCCTGGATCGCATCGTGAGGATCACGGTGCAGGCCCGCAGCGTTCCGGGCGCGATGAAGGATTCGGTGCCCCGGTCCCCGTGAACCGTTTCGCCGCATACCTTCCCCGCTTCGCCTCCCCTCTGGTCTGCGCAACATGCGAACAGGCTTGATCCTCTGCAGCACGGTCCTCGCGGGCACGCTCTCGGCCCAGGACGTGACGTACCGCCTCCCCATTCGCGAGCATGTGTTCTCCAACGGGCTGCGACTGCTGGTCTGGCAGCGCCCGGGAGACGCGCGAGTGGCGGCCAAGATCTTCACCGACATGGGCGGAGTGATGGAGACGCCTGGCTATGCGGGCGCAGCCCACTTCCTCGAGCATCTGCTCTTCAAGGGCACGCACACGTTAGGCACGACCGACTGGGCGGCCGAGCGGCCCATCGCCGATCGCATCGTGGCAACCGAAGCGGCGCTTCTGGAGGAGGAGAATCGGGCGCGAAATGCGCTGCAGGAGCGCGGCGTGTTCCACGACTACGCGCACGCTCGGACGACGCCCCGACGTGACTCGCTGCGCTCCGCCCTGGCCGCGCTGGAGCGCGAGGCCGACCGGTACCGCGACAACGGCGCGATGCTCAAGTGGTACCAGGCGTTCGGTGGCGCCGCCATCACGGCCACCACCGAGCAGGAATGGATGAAGTTCGACGTCAATCTGCCGAAGGAACGGATCGGCCTGTTCCTTCGCGTGGAGGCGGACCGGATGCAGAATGCCGTGTTTCGCGAGTTTGACCAGGAGCGCATGATCGTGGTCGAACAGCGCCTCGGAGACCTGAACCGACCCTCGACGCCGTATTACGAGGCCATGAGTGCGCTGGTTGGTGTCGCGCACCCGGTCTTCTGGCCCGAGGGCTGGCTGTCGGACTTCGCCAGCTATACGCGCGCCTCTCAGCGCACGCTCTACCAGGCGACCTTCGTGCCGAACAACACGACCATCGTGCTCGTGGGTGGCGTGTCGCTCGAAGAGATGGTGCCGCAGGTGGAGCGATACTTCGGGTGGATGGCGCGTGCGCCCGAGCCGCCGCGGGTCAAGGCCGTCGAGCCGCAACCGCAGGCCGAACGACGGTTGACCTGGAGGTCAGAAGACCTCGAGCCACGCGTCGAAGCCCGCTTTCTGATCCCCGGCGTGGGGCACCCGGACCGCCCCGGGTTCGACGTGTTGAGTGAAGTCATCGAACTGGAGCTGGCGGACGCGCTCGCAGCCGCCAACCTGTCCGCCCGCGTGGATGCCAACACTCGCGTCATCCACACCTCGCGCTTCGGCGTGCCCGGTTCGATCAACGTTGAAGTCGTGGTGGCAAACGAGGGCCAGCTGGCCGCCGCGGAACGCGTGCTCCTGGCCGGCCTGGAACAGATCAAGGCATCTCCCGTCAACCCGGCGCGACTCGCGCTCGCCCGAAAGCGCCTGCGAACCCAGTGGCACCGCACCGTGCTCGAAGCCGACCAGGTCGGGTTCGAGATCGGGCACTTTCAGGTCATGGACACGTGGCAGACGTTAGGCGCCTACCTGGACGCGCGGGAGCGCACGACGGCCGACGACCTGAAGCGCCTGGCCGCACGCTACTTCATCGACGCGAACCGTTCCATCGGGATCGTCAGGCAGCCCGACCAACGGAGGAGCACGCAATGACCATGACACGCCGGCTCTGCCGAGTCCTGCCGCTCGCCGTCCCGCTCCTGTCATCGGGTGCGCAGGACTACACGCATCCGCGCGTCATGAACCTGCCGGCACCATCGTTCCGTCGGCCCGATCCTGCGCCGTTGCAAGGCCGACTCCCCAACGGCCTCGTGGTGTACGTGGTCGAAGACCGCACGGTACCGCTCGCAACCCTCTCGGCCGTGGTGCGGGCTGGCTCCGGCGACGAAACGATCCCGGGGCAGATCGAAAGCCTCACGCAATCGCTCCGATCCGGGCCCGCCACGCTTTCGCCCGGTGAGTTTCAGCGCGCGCTGGCCGAGATGACCGCAGAGTTCCAGGTCTCGGTTGGTCCCGACCTCACGACGATCACCCTCAACGTCCCGGTGGAAGATCTGGAGCGTGCGCTCAGCCTCTTCGCGGGCCTGCTGCGTCAGCCGCGCGTCGTGGCGGCTCCGGCTGCCGGACGCGCCTCGGCGTTGACCGATGGATCGATGCCCGGAGCGGTCTTGCTGTTCGAGGAGCTCGTGTATCGCGGGAGGCCCTATGGCGGGCCCCCGCCAAGCGCGTCCGATGCGCGGGCCACCCTGGCCGATGTCGAGGCGTTCCATCGCCGGTACTTCGTCCCCGGCAACGTGGTCGTCGCCGTCGCCGGCGACGTGAGCACGGCCGATGTGCGCGAGCGGCTGCGTGTCGCGTTAGGCGCCTGGCGCGGCTCCGCCGCTCCGTCGCGCGGGCCCCTGCCCGCGTCCGGCATCCAGCCGTCCGCGGCGGGCCGGGTGATTCATACCTATGATGTCGACAAGCTGCAGGGCTGGCTCGTCATGGGTCACGAGCTGCCGGTCCCCCCGGTGGCGGACGAAGCACCCCTCGCCGTGATGAACTACATCATGGCCGGCGACCACCTCGGCGGACGCATGTTCATCGAGGCCCGTGACCGACGCGGCCTCACCAACGACGAGATCGGTCACCCGGAGCCCAGGCTGCGAGGCCCGGGTACCTACACCATTCGAGCAGCGGGCAGGCCCGAGTCCATCACGCAACTCATCGACATCGGCCTGCGCGAGGCGGAGCGGATCCGCACCACCTTGGTCACCGGGGAAGAACTCGCGATTGCCAAGGGGGCGCTCGCCGACGGCGAGTTCGCCTACCAGTTCCGCAACGGCCACAGCACGGCGCTCACACTCGCGCGCGAATGGGCGATGTACGGAGACCACCGCCGTTCGGCCACGCTTCCCGAGCGAACACGCGCCGTTACCGCCGCGGACGTACAGGCCATGGCGCGCAAGTACCTGGCGCCGGAGCGGATGCACATCGTTCTCCTCGGCCCCATCGCGGCCATCAGGGAAGCCACCGCCAAAGGCAATCACCCGCCGCTCGAACAGTTTGGGGTCGTCCGCAGCGGACGTTAGGCGGCCTCAGCGCCCCGGGGCGGGCGCGGGCCGCAGAGTGGCTGCCGATGACCGCAGCCACTCGCCGCCTAACCGCCGCGACGCATGCTCCGCTCCGCGAGGGAGGGCGCCAGGCGATTCACGAGCGAGAGGAGCCGAGCCTTGCCGACCACGATCTCATGGCGGTCAGATGTAAATCCGCGCCAGAACTCGTCGGCCAGATGCGCGGGGGACATCTTGCTCGTGCCTCGACCGGCCGTCATGGCCGTGTCGACCAGCGGGGGGACCAGCTCGAACACGCGAACGTTGGTGCCCTCCAGCTGCCAACGCAGCGCCCTCGAAAAGCTGCGGAGCCCAGCCTTCGTGGCGCAATACACAGCCGCGTTCTCCTTCGGCACCAGCGCGAGCGCGGAGGAAACGTTCACGATCGCCGCCGATGGTGCCGTCACCAGCCGCGGAACGTACGCGCGTGCCAGGAGAACGGGGGCGACGAGATTGATGCCCAGTTCGTTTTCGATCTCGGTGGGCGAACTGCCGGCAATCGTGCCGTTGACCTGAACGCCTGCGTTGTTGACGAGGATACTGATGTCGCCGTACCGCTCCACCAGTTGGCTTCGGTGATCCGCCCGAGTCAGGTCTGACACGCAGGCCTCCGCCCCTGGCAACGCCGCGGTCGCCCTGGCCAGCGCTTCTCCTGAGCGCCCAACAAGGATCACGTGGTTCCCGAATGCGTGAAACTTCGAAGCGAGCGCGAACCCGATGCCGGTCGCACCACCCGTGATGAGCACGCGATGATCAGTGGGCTTCATGAAACGACGTTGCGTGCGATGTGTGAGCTCGTGTCGCCTGCGCGGCACCAGCGCCAGGAGCGGTCATGGTGGTTCCGGGCACGGCTCCGTTGACAATCCGCAGGGTCAGCGGACATCGTTGCCCGCCTTCGTTTGACCCCTTCGACCACGATCATGCCGCGACTCCCCCTCCTGGCCGCTGCGCTCCTCGCCCTTCCATGCGGGTCGACCGGCATGGCACAAAGCACCGCTCGACCAGGGATACCGAATCTATCGGGAAGGATTCTCACGGTGAACGGGCCGATCGATCCGGCAACCGCGGGGCCCACGTTGATGCACGAACACATCTTCATCGACTTCAAGGCGCCGTCGACGGCCAGCGGTGAAGGCGTGGTGCTGCCGCAGGATCGGTCTGCCCGGGGCCCGGAGCCTAAACAGCCGCAGGACTCCACGCCGAGGCGTTGGGCGCGTGGGGTACCGGGGTGGGCTCGACTCGACAACTACGATGAGTCGCTGGCCGAGATCATGGAGTTCAAGCGCGCGGGCGGCGGTACCATCGTCGACGTCACCAACTTCGGACTCACCCGAAACCCCGAGTGGCTCAAGCGCATCTCCAACGCTTCCGGCCTGCACGTCGTGATGGGAGCGGGCTGGTACCAGAAGGCACTGCATCCCGGGGACATGACAGAGCGCACCGTGGCAGAGCTGACGGATATCATCGTGCGCGACATCACCCAGGGCGCACAGGGCACCGGCATACGCTCGGGGATCATCGGCGAGATCGGGGTGCAGGGGCGACCGCTCACCGCCAACGAGATCAAGAGCATCCGGGCCAGCGCTCGCGCCAGTCGGCTCACGGGCGCCCCGATGTCGTTCCACATGGGAGGCGGCACGCCGGAGGAGAAGCAGCGCACCATGGACATCGTCGTCGAGGAAGGTGTGGACCTGAATCACGTGGTCATGGGCCACAACGGGTCCGGCGACGTCGAGGCCATGAAGCGCATCACCGACCGTGGCGCCTACATCGAGTTCGACTACATCGGAGATGCACCGCAGGAACCCGACAATGGCGCGTCCCTTCGGCTGATGGCCGAGCGGCGTGCCCAGCAGATGAAGGCCCTGATCGACGTCGGGTTGACGGACCGGATTCTCGTGG
Proteins encoded:
- a CDS encoding peptidylprolyl isomerase, which gives rise to MRIIDLGTCLALLGAAIALPAVALTQAVAPPVESAPLPATQKRAALRNPAAAFWRVRAPDTAYLEMETSRGTISVALIREWAPHGVDRFYNLARAGYFDDSRFFRVLPWYIAQFGIAGDPAVYAIWSRRKIPADSVRTTNARGTLSFAQYSPSERTTNVFINLRDSPTLDSLGFAPIGRVVAGQEAADSLYSGYGETPSMAAPIGNPRRLYGESNRYLDRAFPRLDRIVRITVQARSVPGAMKDSVPRSP
- the cls gene encoding cardiolipin synthase, coding for MTLPVWGFVTAIAYGVSWLIVLASLFVVPRNRRPGSATAWLMLIFLVPYVGLVLFWLIGSPKLSRRRRELQRGIDERIAAAVSAVQHDPILGPVFAPPISARAEPLVRLASNLGGMPVCVGNRIELLPDYDEAIASLTRAVSSALEYVHVEFYIMAMDATTEPFFVALEQAVRRGVKVRLLMDHIGSHKYPGRAAMGERLTRAGVEWRWMLPLRPFSNHWNRPDLRNHRKILVADGHTAFTGSMNMIDRSYLLARNRRRGLYYVDLHSRITGPLVAELDAVFRTDWYSETGEVLGPPPVSCSGANTVLGQVLPSGSGYADDNNRKVFVALIHAARERLVITSPYFVPDEALMTAITSAAQRGVHVTLYSSSVVDQYLVSHAQRSYYEQLLQAGVEIRLLRSPVLLHAKHLTVDDDLAVIGSSNLDMRSLTLNLEITLLAYDRGVVADLRRVEAAYHPQTDVLDLATWRARPLAGQLLDNLARLTAALQ
- a CDS encoding peptidase, with translation MPTIPRPTLRAARRLGAGLALALAPGAVLAQGRITTPKEEFGANFGDDYFLATYRQIAAYWAKLDRESDRLVLREIGKTAEGRPHLMAIVTSPENHQRLEQYRTTSRRLALAEGLGDDEARALARDGKAVVWIDGGLHATETLGAQQLGETVYRMVSANDPETSRILDEVIILFVHANPDGNDLVADWYMRRTNPRERTLAGVPRLYQKYIGHDNNRDFFASTQAETENINRVLYHEWSPQILYNHHQSGPAGTVVWSPPLRDPYNYNLDPAILLGFQALGAAMHTRLAVEDKPGATMRSGGPYDGWWNGGIRNTAAFHNTIALLTEMIGSPTPMRIPLAMQRQLPSADLAFPIAPQAWHFRQSVDYSVSLNLAVLDYAARMRENLLYNIYRMGRRSIERGNTDTWTPNPKRHAALASRIGNAVAPDLERDLANWNELRRPELRDPRGYIIPSDQADFPTATKFVNALRETGIAVQRATRAFEVRGKRYPAGSYVVLTAQAFRPHVIDMFEPQVHPDVFPIPGGPPTPPYDNAGWTLALQMGVAFDRILEGFTGPFEPITDWNVAPPPGVVTTAAGSRAFLSSRRVNNAVIAVNRLLRAGEDVGYLSAPLTSAGVTWPAGSILVRSTSTTRRALDAMARELGVNFTGTNVRAPATVVRARQARVGLWDQYGGSMPSGWTRWIMEQFEVPFERVFAPTLDAGNLGARFDVLVFVDGAIPAAGSRRGADPAPIPDLPAEYREHVGRVTVERSLPRIREFVEAGGTVLAIGESAANLAAFFQLPIESHLVENGAPLPRTKFYVPGSLLRVRVDTTHPVAAGMPGEVDVFFDDSPVFRLGADAQAKGVRRIAWFDTASPLRSGWAWGERYLEGGVAAAEARVGKGRILFFGPQILQRAQPHGTFKFLFNGIFTSPGG
- a CDS encoding metallophosphoesterase, whose product is MRYRAVLLIAASWGSACAPPVRSTPPATALTEEAALPGASILIGAGDIATCSSTGDEATAALVDSVLRADSVAGIADAVFAAGDLAYPSGRARDFERCWAPSWGDPSRRIMNKIRPVPGNHEYETEGASGYFAYFGGRTGLTGKGYYAYDLGTWRIYALNSEIAVNSRFSASDRRAQVEWLRRDLVDNPRACTAAYWHHPRFSSSYHGSDPDVAALFSVLHAHGVDVVIVGHDHTYERFAPQNPAAVMDSVRGVAQIVVGTGGADLRGFRRPAPNSVARVQGYHGVLKLTLGAGEYRHAFLDTEGRIWDPGRGRCH
- a CDS encoding cytochrome c, encoding MLAESVPQDTWRLLSVILPLVVAGLPAAASSQAPPLTGQQLYAAACQSCHAPDGRGMPQAHVGFGDAIPDFTDCSYASREAAQDWETVVGRGGPSRRFSQRMPAFAGALTPDEIARVVDYVRRFCTESSWPRGEMNLPRATFTEKAFPEDEVVLNGEWVGREGARVGTSTLIVEKRVGSRTQWELQLPVSVREMPSGAPVHWTGVQMGDVSLALKRAVLHNESGILSLGSELTFPTGDRTRGFGDGSLKYEPFFLGALAFPANFFAQVHGGVEIPFRNTASTERFFRGAVGTTVFIGGRAFSPIAEGLFWKTTAAGARSNVDWIPQMQVSLSRRQHILGSVGYRIPITNRASRSRSLVAYIIWDWFDGPLLGGW
- a CDS encoding insulinase family protein, which gives rise to MTMTRRLCRVLPLAVPLLSSGAQDYTHPRVMNLPAPSFRRPDPAPLQGRLPNGLVVYVVEDRTVPLATLSAVVRAGSGDETIPGQIESLTQSLRSGPATLSPGEFQRALAEMTAEFQVSVGPDLTTITLNVPVEDLERALSLFAGLLRQPRVVAAPAAGRASALTDGSMPGAVLLFEELVYRGRPYGGPPPSASDARATLADVEAFHRRYFVPGNVVVAVAGDVSTADVRERLRVALGAWRGSAAPSRGPLPASGIQPSAAGRVIHTYDVDKLQGWLVMGHELPVPPVADEAPLAVMNYIMAGDHLGGRMFIEARDRRGLTNDEIGHPEPRLRGPGTYTIRAAGRPESITQLIDIGLREAERIRTTLVTGEELAIAKGALADGEFAYQFRNGHSTALTLAREWAMYGDHRRSATLPERTRAVTAADVQAMARKYLAPERMHIVLLGPIAAIREATAKGNHPPLEQFGVVRSGR
- a CDS encoding insulinase family protein translates to MRTGLILCSTVLAGTLSAQDVTYRLPIREHVFSNGLRLLVWQRPGDARVAAKIFTDMGGVMETPGYAGAAHFLEHLLFKGTHTLGTTDWAAERPIADRIVATEAALLEEENRARNALQERGVFHDYAHARTTPRRDSLRSALAALEREADRYRDNGAMLKWYQAFGGAAITATTEQEWMKFDVNLPKERIGLFLRVEADRMQNAVFREFDQERMIVVEQRLGDLNRPSTPYYEAMSALVGVAHPVFWPEGWLSDFASYTRASQRTLYQATFVPNNTTIVLVGGVSLEEMVPQVERYFGWMARAPEPPRVKAVEPQPQAERRLTWRSEDLEPRVEARFLIPGVGHPDRPGFDVLSEVIELELADALAAANLSARVDANTRVIHTSRFGVPGSINVEVVVANEGQLAAAERVLLAGLEQIKASPVNPARLALARKRLRTQWHRTVLEADQVGFEIGHFQVMDTWQTLGAYLDARERTTADDLKRLAARYFIDANRSIGIVRQPDQRRSTQ